The Ignavibacteriales bacterium genome includes a window with the following:
- the lysC gene encoding lysine-sensitive aspartokinase 3, whose translation MIVMKFGGTSVEDAKSMRTVIEIVRKERAQTPIVVLSAISGATNILLKSARTAQEGKLEDAILLLNELFDRHVTVMENLIDHRQTVQQLIASFKQRFEELRNLCRGIAILGELTNRSLDAIASVGELLSSQILSEAIRAQGLPAQWIDARSFMITDNQFASAVPQFDQIDIKAKEILSPLISAGKIIITQGFIGSNAKGTTTTLGRGGSDYSASIIGAALDAEEIQIWTDVDGVLTADPRIAPGAQKLRMISFREAAELAYFGAKVLHPSTIFPAVKKDIPVVVLNSKRPENSGTRIVSHPPKTHIPVKSIACKRGITVVNVQSLRMLMAYGFLESIFSVFNKYQTPVDLVSTSEVAVSLTIDSTATLDKIVAELSEFAEVSILEHQGIICVVGDQMRSTAGVADQIFSALKEVNLVMITQGASEINMSLVIDETQVDEAVRRLHKQFFESIPDTDMFEPVGGK comes from the coding sequence ATGATTGTAATGAAATTCGGCGGCACTTCTGTCGAAGATGCCAAATCGATGCGCACGGTAATCGAAATTGTACGAAAGGAACGTGCACAGACACCCATTGTGGTGCTCTCTGCCATTTCCGGGGCAACCAACATACTTTTAAAATCCGCACGAACTGCACAGGAAGGTAAACTCGAAGACGCAATCCTTCTTTTAAATGAACTCTTTGATCGTCATGTCACAGTGATGGAAAATCTTATCGATCATCGCCAGACGGTTCAGCAGCTTATCGCTTCTTTTAAGCAGCGGTTTGAAGAACTTCGAAATCTATGCCGCGGCATTGCTATTCTTGGCGAGTTGACAAATCGTTCGTTAGATGCCATTGCTTCTGTCGGTGAACTCCTCTCCTCACAAATTCTGAGCGAAGCAATCCGTGCACAAGGACTCCCGGCGCAATGGATTGATGCCCGTTCATTTATGATCACTGATAATCAATTTGCTTCGGCGGTACCTCAATTTGATCAGATAGATATTAAAGCAAAGGAAATTCTCTCTCCGCTCATATCTGCCGGAAAGATTATTATTACACAAGGATTCATTGGATCGAATGCCAAAGGCACGACCACAACCTTAGGCCGCGGAGGTTCGGATTATTCTGCTTCAATTATTGGTGCAGCATTGGATGCCGAGGAAATCCAAATCTGGACAGATGTCGATGGAGTGCTGACAGCAGACCCGCGCATCGCTCCTGGGGCACAGAAACTCAGAATGATCTCATTCCGCGAAGCAGCAGAGCTTGCCTATTTCGGGGCAAAAGTTTTGCACCCCAGCACGATCTTTCCCGCAGTAAAGAAAGATATTCCTGTGGTTGTGTTAAATTCAAAGCGCCCGGAAAACAGCGGTACACGGATCGTTTCCCATCCACCGAAAACACACATTCCGGTAAAATCCATCGCATGCAAACGCGGTATCACAGTCGTGAATGTGCAATCACTGCGTATGTTGATGGCTTATGGTTTCCTTGAATCAATTTTTTCTGTCTTCAATAAGTATCAGACACCGGTTGATCTCGTCAGCACTTCTGAAGTGGCCGTTTCACTCACCATCGATTCTACAGCGACACTTGATAAGATTGTTGCAGAGCTTTCTGAATTTGCTGAAGTTTCGATCTTAGAACACCAAGGAATTATTTGCGTGGTTGGCGATCAAATGCGCTCCACTGCTGGTGTTGCAGATCAGATTTTCAGCGCACTCAAGGAAGTGAACCTGGTCATGATCACGCAAGGAGCATCGGAAATCAATATGAGTTTAGTGATCGATGAAACACAGGTAGATGAAGCTGTGCGACGGCTGCACAAGCAATTTTTTGAGTCCATTCCTGACACTGATATGTTTGAACCAGTTGGAGGCAAATAA